The sequence TATCCCACAAGCTTTGATGCACATGTCCGCTGCAGCCCGGCAGCTTTTCATTCCATTTAGCCATGAAACTGGCTAAAATATCATTCCGGTAGGCAATTTCTTTGACACTTGTTTTAAAAAGCACTGCTCTGTCGGCTGCTTCTAATATGTCTGCATAAAAAATAGCTGCTTCGTAAACTCCAGGTCCGGTTTCGGTGTGTAATCCTTCAAGCGGAACGTTAAATTGTAAGAGAAAGTCAAACAAATCATTGAAGTAGTTATTTGGTCTTTTATCCGAATGGAATTCGGATTTACTCCCCCTCTCCACTTGTGGAGAGGGGGATGGGGGGTGAGGTTGACTGTTATAGGAGCTTCTTAAAATGGAATATCCAAACATACCCGGGGTGAGTGGTCTTATATTCTTAAAATCCTTGTCGTGCAATTCCCAGGGTGTTTCATTGAAATTAAACCACTCAAATTCTACAGAAAAGACAGGAGAAAAACCGGCATCTATGGCTTGCTGCCTTATTTTCTTTAAAAGGCTACGTGAGCAGACCTGTAAAGAATTACCGTCATCATCTATAAAGTCTGCCAGGAAAAACGGAACATTGTTATCCCACGGGATATTTCTGAATGTTGAAAGATCGATCTTTGCTTGCGCATCCGGGTAACCGGTATGCCAGCCCGTAAAATCCACGTTATCATAAAGGGTGTCTGATGGATCCCAACCAAAAATCACGTCACAGAATCCGAATCCCTGGTCGATAATGGAAAAGAACTTATCCCTATGTATAACTTTTCCTCTAAGAACACCGTCTATATCTGTAATAGCCAGCTTCACTTTTGCAGCCGGATGATCTTTTACGGATTGTAATATTTGTTCTTTACTCATTCAAAAAGAAAAACTACCCAAATCTTCAGCAACGGCTCCTCCTGCCAATCTTGAATATGTCTAAGTTTATTGACACCAGAAAACGGATAGTCATGTTGTGTTTTATAATTTTTTGGTAATTTGAAACTCAACTCTCCTGTTAAGCAGCCTGTTTTCTTTTGTATCATTTGGGGTCAGTGGTTTTTGCTCACCATATCCTTTATAAGTTAACCTGTCCTGATCAACCCCAACAGCAACCAGGTAGTCTGCAGCAGCTTTTGCCCTTTTTTCTGAAAGCTTCTGATTATATGACTCAGGCCCAACGTTGTCCGTATGCCCTATGATCGTTAGTTTTATTTCTTTACAGGTCAAAAGAACGTCCTTCACATATTTTAAAGCTTGCAAATTCCTGGTAATAGCTCCATAGCTATCAAATTCGAAATTAACATTGCTGAATTTTATACTTTTTCCCACTTCAGAACAAGCAAAGCTTTCGGACTCAACGGAAATTGTTGGTGTACCATCTGTCATCTCTTCGGATGGTGCAAGAATTTCTTCCACTGCTAAAGCAAAAGTAGAAATATCATATACATTAAACTCAATTCTTCTGTTAAGTCGCCTGTTTTCTTCTGTAATATTTGGAACGAGGGGTTCATCCTCACCAAATCCTTTGTAGGCTAACCTAGCCGGATCTATACCAATAGTAATTAAGTAATCAACAGCCGCTTTAGCCCTTTTTTCTGAAAGCCTCTGATTAAATGATGAAGTACCTACATCATCAGCATGTCCGATGATTAGTATTGCCTTTTTACGACATGCAATCAATACATCCCTCACAAAATGTAACTCTGGCTTATTTTGGGATATTTTAACATAGCTGTTAAAATCGAAATAAATATTTTTGATCTTTATAGCAGAACCGACTTCAGCACAATCAATAGCTTTGGGTACTTCTGAGCCGGCAGCCTCATCCAAAGGCTCTATTTTCAAAGGTAAGGGTGAGGGAATAGCAGTCGGATGTTTGATGTTTGACTTTGGTTGTTCCAGAGTCGTTTCAGTTTGCTCAGGAACTGTCTCTGGTTTTTCAGGAACTGTCTCCGGTTTTTCAGGAGCTGTCTCTGGTTTTTCAGGAACTGTCTCTGGTTTTTCAGAAACTGTCTCCGGTTTTTCAGGAACTGTCTCTGATTTTTCAGAAACTGTCTCTGGTTTTTCAGGAACTGTCTCTGATTTTTCAGAAACTGTCTCTGGTTTTTCAGGAGCTGTCTCTGGTTTTTCAGGAGCTGTCTCCGGTTTTTCAGGAACTATCTCTGGTTTTTCAGAAACTGTCTCCGGTTTTTCAGAAACTGTCTCCGGTTTTTCAGGAGCTGTCTCTGGTTTTTCAGGAACTGTCTCTGGTTTTTCAGGAACTGTCTCTGGTTTTTCAGGAACTGTCTCTGGTTTTTCAGGAACTGTCTCTGGTTTTNNNNNNNNNNNNNNNNNNNNNNNNNNNNNNNNNNNNNNNNNNNNNNNNNNNNNNNNNNNNNNNNNNNNNNNNNNNNNNNNNNNNNNNNNNNNNNNNNNNNTCAGGAACTATCTCTGGTTTTTCAGGAACCGCCTCTGGTTTTTCAGGAACTATCTCTGGTTTTTCAGGAACTGTCTCCGGTTTTTCAGGAACTATCTCTGGTTTTTCAGGAACCGCCTCTGGTTTTTCAGGAACTGTCTCCGGTTTTTCAGGAACTATCTCTGGTTTTTCAGGAACCATCTCTGGTTTTTCAGGAACTTTCTCTGGTTTTTCAGGAGCTGTCTCTGGTTTTTCAGGAGCTGTCTCTGGTTTTTCAGGAACTATCTCTGGTTTTTCAGGAACTATCTCTGGTTTTTCAGGAGCCGTCTTTAGTTGTTTAGGAACTGTCTCTAATTGTTCAGATACTGTTTCTGGTTGTTCGGAAATCGTCTTTGGCTGTTGCGGAGTTACTTCTGGTTGATCAAAAGTTGTTTTAATTTGTTCAGATGGAATATTAGCAGTTTCACTTGTTTTTATAACCTTCTCAGATAAGGCTGAAATTGTGTCGCTTAAAACTTTAACCTTACCTTCAACAGGTGTTGGTAAAATTACTTTCTTTGCTGCTCCCGAGTACTCGGATGTATCAGACACTATTTCCATTTCTCTCTTTTTTAAAAGTAGTCTTGTATCTACTACAACTGTAGAGAGCCGCTGGCGTTCTTCTTCAGCTTTTGCCTCTGCTTCAAGCCGCTTGCGTTCTTCCTCTGCTTTGGCTTCTTCTTCAAGCCGCTGTCGTTCTGCCTCTGCTTTGGCCTCTTCTTCAAGTCGTTGTCGTTCAGCCTCTGCTTTGGCTTCTTCTTCAAGTCGTTGTCGTTCTGCTTCTGCTTTGGCTTCTTCTTCTAATCGCTTTCGTTCTGCTTCTGCTTTAGCTTCTGTTTCTAATCGCTGGCGTTCTTCCTTTGCTTTGGCTTCTGATTCTAATTGCTGGCGTTCGTATTCAGCTTTGGCTTCTTCTTCAAGCTGCTTGCGTTCCTCCCCTGTTTTGGCTTCTGCTTCCTGCTGCTGGCGTTCATATTCAGCTTTGGTTACTTCTTCAAGCCGTTGTCGTTCAGCCTCTGCTTTGGCTTCTTCTTCAAGCCGCTTACGTTCTTCCTCTGCTTTGGCTTCTTCTTCAAGCCGCTGTCGTTCTGCTTCTGTTTTGGCTTCTGCTTCAAGTCGCTGTCGTTCTGCCTCTGTTTTGGCT is a genomic window of Cytophagales bacterium containing:
- a CDS encoding glutamine synthetase — translated: MSKEQILQSVKDHPAAKVKLAITDIDGVLRGKVIHRDKFFSIIDQGFGFCDVIFGWDPSDTLYDNVDFTGWHTGYPDAQAKIDLSTFRNIPWDNNVPFFLADFIDDDGNSLQVCSRSLLKKIRQQAIDAGFSPVFSVEFEWFNFNETPWELHDKDFKNIRPLTPGMFGYSILRSSYNSQPHPPSPSPQVERGSKSEFHSDKRPNNYFNDLFDFLLQFNVPLEGLHTETGPGVYEAAIFYADILEAADRAVLFKTSVKEIAYRNDILASFMAKWNEKLPGCSGHVHQSLWDSKKNLFYKKADKNRMSELFKSYVAGQLHCLPHILPMYAPTVNSYKRLVEGAWAPTTLTWGMDNRTTALRVLTSSEKSARLETRVPGSDINPYLTMAACLASGLYGIKKALKLDQPQTTGNGYEDFKYGKLPKNLVEATQAMKKSDLAKELFGEGFVNHFVQTREWEWQQFEKAKSERQGKEKDAKAVTNWELKRYFEII
- a CDS encoding OmpA family protein — its product is MKIEPLDEAAGSEVPKAIDCAEVGSAIKIKNIYFDFNSYVKISQNKPELHFVRDVLIACRKKAILIIGHADDVGTSSFNQRLSEKRAKAAVDYLITIGIDPARLAYKGFGEDEPLVPNITEENRRLNRRIEFNVYDISTFALAVEEILAPSEEMTDGTPTISVESESFACSEVGKSIKFSNVNFEFDSYGAITRNLQALKYVKDVLLTCKEIKLTIIGHTDNVGPESYNQKLSEKRAKAAADYLVAVGVDQDRLTYKGYGEQKPLTPNDTKENRLLNRRVEFQITKKL